Proteins encoded by one window of Streptococcus suis S735:
- a CDS encoding CppA N-terminal domain-containing protein, whose translation MLRKNEAIVPILRINNRAINQGFLEENLGMKTKLEDGPFADFGDRTSPEAKLVLTESPGNRTRAVEGLKKLNKIVIKVDNASEIEALLAQGSQYSKLYQGKNGYGFEALSPEGDTFLLHAEASVDDLKAILPPVPFKVQDDFSGLTAFTVESVWINTPQASISQDYYEAILPQQAFLRFVGAEGKDLLTPAEQVWDLEGLRFPVEQDFDWAHLESRLERPFFKDKKASFIQTVDPSGIELWFEK comes from the coding sequence GTGTTGAGAAAAAATGAAGCTATAGTCCCTATTTTACGTATTAATAATAGGGCTATTAACCAAGGATTTTTAGAAGAAAATCTAGGAATGAAAACCAAGCTCGAAGATGGTCCTTTTGCTGATTTTGGAGATAGAACAAGTCCAGAAGCGAAGCTCGTTTTGACAGAATCTCCTGGTAATCGCACCCGTGCTGTCGAAGGGCTTAAAAAACTGAATAAAATTGTGATAAAAGTAGACAATGCCTCTGAAATTGAAGCTTTACTGGCGCAAGGGTCACAGTATAGTAAGCTCTACCAAGGAAAAAATGGCTATGGTTTTGAAGCTCTTTCGCCAGAAGGAGACACCTTTCTTTTACACGCAGAAGCATCTGTTGATGACCTAAAAGCAATCCTTCCACCTGTTCCATTTAAGGTGCAGGATGACTTTTCTGGTCTGACCGCTTTTACAGTAGAGTCTGTCTGGATTAATACCCCACAAGCTAGTATTAGTCAAGACTATTATGAGGCTATCCTACCTCAACAAGCCTTTTTGCGTTTTGTTGGAGCAGAAGGTAAGGATTTATTAACTCCTGCAGAACAAGTTTGGGATTTAGAAGGCTTGCGTTTTCCCGTCGAGCAAGACTTTGATTGGGCGCATTTGGAAAGCCGGTTGGAAAGACCATTCTTTAAAGATAAAAAAGCGAGCTTTATCCAAACAGTTGACCCAAGTGGTATTGAATTGTGGTTCGAAAAATGA
- the pflB gene encoding formate C-acetyltransferase, which yields MSTKVKTKNVAEDIFAQAWEGFKGTDWQDKASVTHFVQANYTPYDGDESFLAGPTERSLHIKKIIEETKAGYEDTRFPMDVDRATSIADIPAGFIDKENELIFGIQNDELFKLNFMPRGGIRMAETTLIENGYTPDPLLHEIYTKHATTVNDGIFRAYTADIRRARHSHHVSGLPDAYSRGRIIGMYARLALYGADYLMEEKVADWNAITEIDEESIRLREEINMQYQALQQVVRLGDHYGVDVRKPAMNTKEAIQWTNIAFMAVCRVINGAATSLGRVPIVLDIYAERDLARGTFTEAEIQEFVDDFVLKLRTVKFARTKAFDEIYSGDPTFLTTSMAGMGNDGRHRVTKMDYRFLNTLDNIGNSPEPNLTVLWSDQLPYSFRRYCMAMSHKHSSIQYEGVTTMAKDGYGEMSCISCCVSPLDPESEDQRHNIQYFGARVNVLKALLSSWNNGYDDVHKDYKVFDGVEPNTSEVFDYDQVVKNFEIALDWLTDTYVDAMNIIHYMTDKYNYEAVQMAFLPTHLRANMGFGICGFANTVDSLSAIKYAQVKPIRDEDGFIYDYEVTGDFPRYGEDDDRVDDIAKWLMEAFFTRLNKHKLYKNAEATVSILTITSNVAYSKQTGNSPVHRGVFLNEDGSVNTTKVEFFPPGANPTSKARGGWLQNLNTLSKLNFKHANDGISLTTQVSPKALGKTFDEQVNNLVTILDGYFEQGGQHVNLNVMDLNDVYEKIMAGEDVIVRISGYCVNTKYLTKEQKTELTQRVFHEVLSMDDHAAEVSGQA from the coding sequence ATGTCAACAAAAGTTAAAACAAAAAATGTTGCTGAAGACATTTTCGCCCAAGCCTGGGAAGGCTTTAAAGGTACAGATTGGCAAGATAAGGCAAGTGTAACACACTTCGTTCAAGCCAACTACACTCCATACGATGGAGATGAAAGCTTCCTCGCAGGCCCAACTGAGCGTTCACTTCATATCAAAAAAATCATCGAAGAAACAAAAGCTGGCTACGAAGACACTCGCTTCCCAATGGACGTAGATCGTGCTACTTCTATCGCTGATATTCCAGCAGGTTTCATCGATAAAGAGAACGAACTCATCTTCGGTATCCAAAACGATGAGCTCTTCAAACTCAATTTCATGCCACGTGGTGGTATTCGTATGGCTGAAACAACTCTTATCGAAAACGGCTATACTCCAGACCCACTCCTTCATGAAATCTATACAAAACACGCTACAACTGTAAACGACGGTATCTTCCGTGCCTACACCGCTGACATCCGTCGTGCTCGCCACTCACACCACGTTTCTGGTCTTCCAGATGCATACTCACGTGGTCGTATCATCGGTATGTACGCTCGTTTGGCACTTTACGGTGCAGACTACTTGATGGAAGAAAAAGTAGCTGACTGGAATGCCATTACTGAAATCGATGAAGAATCAATCCGTCTTCGTGAAGAAATCAACATGCAGTACCAAGCATTGCAACAAGTTGTACGCTTAGGTGATCACTATGGTGTTGATGTTCGCAAACCTGCAATGAACACTAAAGAAGCTATCCAATGGACAAACATTGCTTTCATGGCTGTATGTCGTGTTATCAACGGTGCAGCAACTTCTCTTGGTCGTGTGCCAATCGTACTTGACATCTACGCTGAACGTGATTTGGCTCGTGGTACATTTACTGAGGCTGAAATCCAAGAATTTGTTGATGACTTCGTATTGAAACTTCGTACAGTGAAATTCGCTCGTACAAAAGCCTTCGACGAAATCTACTCTGGTGACCCAACATTCTTGACAACATCTATGGCAGGTATGGGTAACGATGGTCGTCACCGTGTTACTAAGATGGACTACCGTTTCTTGAACACACTTGACAACATCGGTAACTCTCCAGAACCAAACTTGACAGTTCTTTGGTCAGACCAACTTCCATATTCATTCCGTCGCTACTGTATGGCAATGAGCCACAAACACTCTTCTATCCAATATGAAGGTGTGACAACAATGGCGAAAGATGGTTATGGTGAAATGTCATGTATCTCTTGCTGTGTATCTCCACTTGATCCAGAAAGCGAAGACCAACGCCACAACATCCAATACTTTGGTGCTCGCGTAAACGTCCTTAAAGCCCTTCTTTCAAGCTGGAACAACGGTTACGATGACGTTCACAAAGATTACAAAGTATTCGACGGTGTTGAACCAAACACATCTGAAGTATTTGACTACGACCAAGTGGTTAAGAACTTTGAAATCGCCCTTGACTGGTTGACTGATACATATGTTGATGCCATGAATATCATCCACTACATGACAGATAAATACAACTACGAAGCAGTTCAAATGGCATTCTTGCCAACTCACCTTCGTGCTAACATGGGCTTCGGTATCTGTGGTTTCGCAAACACTGTTGACTCATTGTCAGCAATCAAGTATGCACAAGTTAAACCAATCCGTGATGAAGATGGATTTATCTACGACTACGAAGTAACTGGTGACTTCCCACGCTATGGTGAAGACGATGACCGTGTAGATGATATTGCGAAATGGCTCATGGAAGCATTCTTCACTCGTTTGAACAAACATAAATTGTACAAGAATGCTGAAGCTACAGTATCTATCTTGACAATCACTTCTAACGTTGCTTACTCTAAACAAACAGGTAACTCTCCAGTTCACCGTGGTGTATTCCTCAATGAAGATGGTTCTGTGAACACTACTAAGGTAGAATTCTTCCCACCAGGTGCTAACCCAACTTCTAAAGCTCGTGGTGGTTGGTTGCAAAACTTGAATACCCTTTCTAAACTCAACTTCAAACATGCCAACGACGGTATCTCATTGACTACTCAAGTTTCTCCAAAAGCGCTTGGTAAAACATTCGATGAGCAAGTAAACAACTTGGTAACAATCCTTGATGGTTACTTTGAGCAAGGTGGTCAACACGTTAACTTGAACGTTATGGACTTGAACGACGTTTATGAAAAAATCATGGCTGGTGAAGATGTTATCGTTCGTATCTCTGGATACTGCGTAAACACTAAATACCTCACTAAAGAGCAAAAAACTGAATTGACTCAACGTGTCTTCCACGAAGTTCTTTCAATGGACGACCACGCTGCTGAAGTTTCAGGTCAAGCTTAA
- the dinB gene encoding DNA polymerase IV, translated as MLIFPLINDLSRKIIHVDMDAFFAAIEVRDSPALKGKPVIIGADPRLSGGRGVVSTCNYEARAFGIHSAMSSKEAYERCPQAIFISGNYEKYQEVGRQVREIFHRYTDLVEPMSIDEAYLDVTENKLGISSAVKIAKLIQYDIWNELHLTASAGVSYNKFLAKIASDMEKPHGLTLILPEDAVGILASLPVEKFHGVGKKTVERLHEMGVYTGQDLLDVPEMVLIDRFGRFGFDLYRKARGISNSPVKVDRVRKSSGKERTYRKLLYREEDVLKELISLCQRVAASLKRNGKKGRTIVLKVRYGDFSTLTKRHSLEVYTDQTETIEKEVRQLIEEIGKIEKGIRLLGVTVTNFQT; from the coding sequence ATGTTAATTTTTCCCTTAATCAATGATTTATCTAGAAAAATTATTCATGTAGATATGGATGCTTTTTTTGCTGCCATTGAGGTCAGGGATAGCCCTGCTTTGAAGGGCAAACCTGTTATCATTGGGGCTGACCCAAGACTATCTGGCGGTAGAGGAGTGGTGTCTACCTGTAATTATGAGGCGCGTGCCTTTGGGATTCACTCGGCTATGTCCTCAAAAGAGGCTTATGAGCGTTGTCCTCAGGCGATTTTCATTTCTGGCAATTATGAAAAATATCAGGAAGTTGGGCGACAGGTTCGAGAAATTTTCCATCGCTATACTGATTTGGTGGAGCCCATGTCTATCGATGAGGCTTACTTGGATGTAACAGAAAATAAGTTGGGCATCAGCTCTGCGGTTAAGATTGCCAAGCTTATCCAATACGATATTTGGAATGAATTGCATCTGACAGCTTCCGCAGGTGTTTCCTATAATAAATTTTTGGCAAAAATTGCCTCTGATATGGAAAAACCGCACGGTTTGACCTTGATTCTACCTGAAGATGCTGTTGGTATTCTCGCCTCCCTGCCTGTTGAAAAATTTCACGGTGTGGGGAAGAAGACGGTGGAACGCCTGCATGAGATGGGGGTCTACACGGGGCAAGATTTGCTAGATGTACCAGAAATGGTTTTGATAGATAGATTTGGGCGTTTTGGCTTCGACCTTTATCGGAAAGCGAGGGGGATTTCTAATTCGCCCGTTAAAGTGGACCGTGTTCGTAAGTCAAGTGGAAAGGAAAGAACCTATCGCAAACTTCTTTATCGGGAGGAGGATGTCCTGAAAGAGCTAATCAGTCTCTGCCAACGGGTCGCAGCCAGTTTGAAGCGAAATGGAAAAAAGGGTCGAACAATTGTTTTAAAGGTTCGTTATGGTGATTTTTCTACCTTGACGAAACGTCATAGTCTAGAGGTATATACGGACCAGACGGAAACGATTGAGAAAGAGGTTCGTCAACTAATTGAAGAAATTGGGAAGATTGAAAAAGGGATTCGTTTGCTGGGTGTGACCGTGACTAATTTTCAAACTTGA